TCCGCCGATGGCTAGGCTTGTGTCAACACGACAGGCCCGCTTCTCGCGACGAGACGCGGGTCTGTTCTCTATTCCCAGCCCTTAGAGCCGGTGGATCAGGAAGTTGAGTGTGACAGCTCCGGAGAGCAATTACGCCAAGCCGTTCCTGACGGTGCCCGAGAGAAATGATCAGAACTTGTGGATCACGTGAAAGCGTACCTTCCCGGAAGATGATCTGCAAGGAATCGAAAATTCTGATCAAGACCAGCGCGCCAACGCTGGCGGGAAGGTACGCCCGTGCTCACGGTAGTACACGAGAACGGCCAGTCCAACAGACGACAGCGGGCGGTCGCTGCTCGACGAGATCGTCCGCGACGGCGCCCGGAAAATGCTTGCCGCAGCACTGCACGCGGAGGTTGCCGCCTACATCGAACAGTTCGCCGACCACCTCGATGAGAACGGTCGCCGCCTGGTGGTCCGCAACGGATACCACACAGAACGCGACGTCCTGACCGCCGCCGGCGCGGTCAACGTGAAAGCTCCCCGGGTCAACGACAAGCGTCTCGAACCGGAAACAGGTGAACGTCAACGGTTTTCGTCGGCGATTCTGCCGGCCTGGGTGCGCAAGTCCCCGCAGATGAACGAGGTCCTGCCACTGCTCTATCTCCACGGCCTCTCGACCAGCGACTTCGGGCCTGCATTGGAGCAATTCCTCGGAACCGGCGCAGGACTCTCACCGGCCTCGATCACCCGGCTGACGACTCAGTGGCAAGACGAAGCCAAGATTTTCCAGGATCGGGACCTCTCCGGAACCGACTTCGTGTACCTGCGGGTCGACGGGATCCACCTCAAGGTGAGGCTCGAGCAGGAGAAGCTGTGTCTGTTGGTGATGATCGGTGTCCGCGCGGACGGACGGAAGGAACTCGTCGCCCTCGCCGACGGCTACCGCGAGTCGACGGAGTCTTGGGCGGATCTGTTGCGCAGTTGTCGCCGGCGCGGCATGGCCGCTCCTGTCCTGGCGGTCGGCGACGGAGCCTTGGGGTTCTGGAAGGCATTGCGGGAGGTGTTCCCCGAAACCCGTGAACAACGGTGCTGGTTCCACACGCAATCCAATGTTCTTGCCGCGCTGCCGAAATCTGCACACCCAGGCGCGCTCGCGGCGATGAAAGACATCTATATGGCGGAGGACATCGACAAAGCGCAACTGGCGATCAAGGCCTTTGAACTCGACTACATCGCGAAGTACCCGAAAGCAGTCGCCAAGATCACCGACGACATGGATGTACTGCTCGAATTCTACAAGTATCCGGCCGAACATTGGGTGCATCTGCGCACCAGAAACCCCGTCGAATCCACCTTCGCCACAGTGCGATTGAGAACCAAGGTAACCAAAGGACCCGGATCCCGTGCCGCCGGACTCGCCATGGCCTACAAGCTGATCGACGCCGCACAAGCGCGTTGGTGTGCGGTCAACGCACCACATCTGGTTGCGCTCGTGCGGGCCGGCGCGGCCTTCCACAAAGGCAAACTACTCGAACGACCCGCCGACATCACGCCGGAATCAACACCGGAACAAGAAGGTTCAACCGGAGCGGAGGTCGCCTGACTGATCCACAGGTCTTGACAATATCTCTACCGGGGGACGGTACCACGGTGGTACGTACCGTTCTGCGCGGTCGCCGACATCTTGGGCGCAGCAGCCATTTTCGTGGCCATCCTGTTGATCTGAGGAGACTCAACCGGGTTGTGAGGCAGAAGATTTCAGTATCTCGACAACTCGCAAGATGGTGGCACGTGAATGCCGGAGGTCCCCGCTCGCCCCGGAATTGCTGCGAAGACGATCGCGGGTGAGTAGAGAACCCTCGCACGAATCGCGTGGCTGTATCCGTCGAACACCTGCGTGCCGCTCGGCTCGTCACACCAACGCGGGCGGCTTGCTCCGATGGATCACGTCGAAGGCCTTCGACATCGGTAACCGACGCAAGAATGTTCGCATACGCCCGTCAACGAGGACGCCCCGCTGTGGCAAACAGGTGGGCGCGGGTGAAGACGTTGTCGCACCAGGCGAATTCGCATGCACGGTCGGGCCTTACCGACTGCACGCGCACTGAGATGTCACCGCCGGAACGATCTCGCAGGCACGTACTTGTCATTGAGCGAGCCTGCGGACGCCGAAAAGTCACATTCGAAGCGGCCACATCGTCCTATAAGTATGAATAACAAGATGATTCGTAGAGTGGTAATTCTGGGCGGTGGATACGCCGGCGTGATGTGCGCCAACCGACTAGCGGGAACCCTCCGAGATGAGGTCGAGGTCACACTTGTCAACCCGATCGATGATTTTGTGGAGCGACTCCTTCTCCACGAAGTGGCCGCCCGCGCGAACTCCGATTCTGCGACGCGTCACAGTTTGACCGAATTGCTCAATCCTTCTGTCCGACTGGTCATTGGGTCGGCGACGACGATTCGACACGACCGTAGCGAAATTGACGGTGTCGATTCATCTTCGGGGCAACAGTGGACTCTGCAGTACGACGACATGATCTATGCGATTGGCAGCGGTGCCGTGCTCGATCCGGTGCCGGGTACCCGTGAGTTTGCGCTCGACTTGTCTAGCCTTGAACAGGCTCACAAACTGAGGGACGCACTCGCCGAGTGCGTTGCGGGTGACAGCGTCATTGTCGTCGGTGGCGGGTCCACGGCGATCGAAATGGTCTCGGAACTCGCTGTCGCACGCCCAGATCTGAGTCTGAAAATGATCACGTCTTCGGTGCTGGCACCTACCGTGTCGGAGAAGGCACGCTCCTACATCAGGAATGCTCGAGCGATGCGCAATGTCGACGTGATCGAAAATGTGTCCGTCGCAGAAGTCATATCCGGCGGAATTATCACCGGCAGTGGCGAACATGTCGTAGGCAATGTTGTGGTGTGGGCCGCGTCCTTTGCTGTACCTGGTTTGGCGCGTGATAGCGGACTGGCCGTCGACAAGTCCGGTCGATTGCTCGTCGACGCCAGTATGCGCTCGACAGCGCATCCGCGAATTCTCGGTGCAGGCGATGGAGCGGTCGTCACTGGATCGGTAGGCAGGACCCTACGTATGGCATGTGCAACTGCTGCACCGCAGGGAGCGCATGCCGCCCAAACCGTCATTGCTGACTTGAAAGGTGTTGAACCCAAGCCCTTTGCGCTACCTCGTTTTGAGTTTGAGTTTGGGGCCTGCAGACGGACTGATTCAATCGACCAACAGCGACGATTCGCCACGTGATTTCACCGTCAAGGGTAAGACCGGTGCGTTGATCAATGATTTGAACAATCGATACGCCCGCATGATTCTGTCGTGGGAGCGCCGTCGAGCGGGAACCTATCACTGGGCCAAACCCAAGAAACAGCATCCGGAAAAAATCGACGTGTAGACCTTCTACATATACCAACTGCAACCCGATTCGGCAGAATGCATTGCCGAGGTAATGGATAGGAATCTGATGAGTACATCGTCAATGGGCGCAGCACTCTCACCCTCAGAGCTTGCGACCCGGATTGTGCAAGCGGCCGGACATCCTGAGCGAATGATCGAGAATTTGGCACCAGATGTGACATGGTGGATCACCCCGTCGATCCCCGCTCAGGTGATGGAAAGCTTCACATCCGGCCGAGGTGAAGTGCTCGCTAATTTGCATCGTGTGTTCGGTGACCTGTACGACCCGAATAAGATGACTGTCGAAGTGCACCATGCGATTACCGACGGAAATATCGGAGCGGTTCGCTTC
This genomic window from Rhodococcus sp. KBS0724 contains:
- a CDS encoding IS256 family transposase, encoding MLDEIVRDGARKMLAAALHAEVAAYIEQFADHLDENGRRLVVRNGYHTERDVLTAAGAVNVKAPRVNDKRLEPETGERQRFSSAILPAWVRKSPQMNEVLPLLYLHGLSTSDFGPALEQFLGTGAGLSPASITRLTTQWQDEAKIFQDRDLSGTDFVYLRVDGIHLKVRLEQEKLCLLVMIGVRADGRKELVALADGYRESTESWADLLRSCRRRGMAAPVLAVGDGALGFWKALREVFPETREQRCWFHTQSNVLAALPKSAHPGALAAMKDIYMAEDIDKAQLAIKAFELDYIAKYPKAVAKITDDMDVLLEFYKYPAEHWVHLRTRNPVESTFATVRLRTKVTKGPGSRAAGLAMAYKLIDAAQARWCAVNAPHLVALVRAGAAFHKGKLLERPADITPESTPEQEGSTGAEVA
- a CDS encoding NAD(P)/FAD-dependent oxidoreductase, which codes for MIRRVVILGGGYAGVMCANRLAGTLRDEVEVTLVNPIDDFVERLLLHEVAARANSDSATRHSLTELLNPSVRLVIGSATTIRHDRSEIDGVDSSSGQQWTLQYDDMIYAIGSGAVLDPVPGTREFALDLSSLEQAHKLRDALAECVAGDSVIVVGGGSTAIEMVSELAVARPDLSLKMITSSVLAPTVSEKARSYIRNARAMRNVDVIENVSVAEVISGGIITGSGEHVVGNVVVWAASFAVPGLARDSGLAVDKSGRLLVDASMRSTAHPRILGAGDGAVVTGSVGRTLRMACATAAPQGAHAAQTVIADLKGVEPKPFALPRFEFEFGACRRTDSIDQQRRFAT
- a CDS encoding nuclear transport factor 2 family protein — encoded protein: MSTSSMGAALSPSELATRIVQAAGHPERMIENLAPDVTWWITPSIPAQVMESFTSGRGEVLANLHRVFGDLYDPNKMTVEVHHAITDGNIGAVRFKMSGEFSTGGFYENEYSLWLEAIDGWVVRVWEYVDMAHTTAQIYAAASDR